In Xenorhabdus poinarii G6, the following are encoded in one genomic region:
- a CDS encoding ABC transporter permease, protein MNRKAAWHSFEQAFTRELSAAIHSPVFHWLSWLFPLLLFILISANFSEGTLFNLPVSVVDNDHSTLSRALSRNLNAAPHANITFYDNNLPESQERLSQAQDYALLYLPEHLEKEALSGKQPTVRMYYNALFYGAGRYSVQDFSGLMAEMNAKYRTIIAAEIGRPLPPLVNATLSYDSLFNASGSYIYYQQFAAIIHLLQLFVVTSTIYTMARGKPLLSTQSFVGALFGKLVPYTFIFTLLLMVEITALVVFSGAKVTGNPLYMPIVGFFYVIAAQSIGLLLFTFTSSAIMAYSLIGLLVSIAMTFSGMAVPELSMILPAKIISNMEPLTHALNAMFDIFLREVSPQIILQVCLILMIYPVVCGLLIRHRLWKRLNQSAGFS, encoded by the coding sequence ATGAACAGAAAAGCTGCGTGGCACAGTTTTGAACAGGCGTTTACACGAGAACTTAGCGCGGCAATTCACAGCCCGGTGTTTCACTGGTTGAGTTGGTTATTCCCTTTATTATTGTTTATCTTAATCAGCGCTAATTTTTCAGAAGGAACATTGTTCAACCTACCGGTTTCCGTTGTGGATAACGACCATAGCACCCTATCGCGCGCCCTGAGTCGTAACCTGAATGCCGCGCCACATGCGAATATCACATTTTATGACAATAACTTGCCTGAATCGCAGGAACGTTTGAGCCAGGCACAAGATTATGCCCTGCTTTATTTACCTGAACACCTTGAAAAAGAGGCGTTAAGCGGAAAACAACCAACAGTACGGATGTATTACAATGCACTGTTTTATGGTGCAGGCCGTTACTCCGTTCAGGATTTCAGCGGATTGATGGCAGAAATGAACGCAAAATACCGAACAATCATTGCTGCTGAAATAGGCCGCCCATTACCGCCATTAGTCAACGCCACTCTGTCTTATGACAGTTTGTTTAACGCCAGTGGCAGTTATATTTATTACCAACAATTTGCCGCGATCATTCATCTATTACAGCTTTTCGTCGTCACTTCTACCATCTACACCATGGCCAGAGGAAAGCCGCTACTGAGCACACAATCTTTTGTCGGGGCATTGTTCGGAAAATTAGTGCCTTATACCTTCATTTTCACACTGCTGTTGATGGTGGAAATTACCGCGCTGGTGGTTTTCTCCGGTGCAAAAGTCACCGGTAACCCACTGTACATGCCGATTGTCGGATTTTTCTATGTGATTGCCGCGCAGAGTATCGGCCTATTGCTGTTTACCTTCACCAGCAGTGCAATAATGGCTTACTCTTTGATTGGACTGTTAGTCAGTATTGCGATGACGTTTTCAGGTATGGCGGTTCCCGAATTATCCATGATATTACCAGCAAAGATTATCTCCAATATGGAGCCATTAACCCACGCTTTAAATGCCATGTTTGATATCTTTCTGCGAGAAGTGTCACCCCAGATCATTTTGCAGGTCTGCCTGATCTTGATGATCTACCCTGTCGTCTGTGGCCTTCTGATTCGTCACCGTTTATGGAAACGTTTAAATCAATCAGCGGGGTTTTCATGA
- a CDS encoding ABC transporter permease, with product MMLANGQANLKLYWQTFRDVFWGMLEKPMWLLLIASLCVMSLVYVHPALWDLPIAVIDQDNSHASRTLIRHIDSTAKVKIQRYHSLSQARHDMLQRKIFVIIIVPANYEKHLLSGQQITIPVYGDATNRLANGQIQQDLAQAYQQLLSEYNGKLLLQSGFSIEQAKVLLQPIRSETIGLFNPGVSYAAIIFPGLLVMLLQHSLLISCVRASIAIRETPKGNPPLPVYLGALSALIPIWLFLSVVFFVLWPWLLGYRQDAPIYLVLLLTFPFLLVVLGLGKLVTECLRSVEMVYLTLAFITTPIFYISGTIWPVQAMPEWVRLISSALPSTWATKAIAGVNQMGLSLHNIYKDIGMMLLLGVIYMVLGIIVGMLRNGEFRAITQRLKQFFSASKQ from the coding sequence ATGATGTTAGCTAATGGGCAAGCCAATCTTAAATTGTACTGGCAAACATTCCGCGACGTATTTTGGGGTATGTTAGAAAAGCCCATGTGGTTGCTGTTGATTGCCTCGTTGTGTGTGATGAGTCTGGTTTACGTTCATCCCGCTTTATGGGACTTACCGATTGCCGTGATTGATCAAGATAACAGTCATGCAAGTCGCACCTTGATCCGGCATATTGATTCCACCGCAAAAGTGAAAATCCAACGCTACCACAGCCTCTCCCAAGCTCGTCACGACATGCTACAACGAAAGATCTTTGTCATTATCATTGTGCCAGCGAATTATGAAAAACACCTGTTAAGCGGGCAGCAGATCACCATACCGGTTTATGGTGATGCAACCAATCGTCTGGCTAATGGGCAGATCCAACAGGATCTGGCTCAGGCTTACCAGCAACTTTTATCAGAATATAACGGCAAGTTGCTGCTGCAATCGGGTTTCAGCATTGAACAAGCGAAAGTGTTGTTACAGCCGATCCGCAGCGAAACTATCGGCTTATTTAATCCGGGGGTTAGCTATGCGGCGATCATCTTTCCCGGTTTATTAGTCATGTTGTTGCAACACTCTTTATTAATTTCTTGTGTGCGTGCCAGTATTGCCATACGAGAAACGCCGAAAGGCAATCCACCACTTCCTGTCTACTTGGGTGCCTTGTCCGCGTTAATCCCGATCTGGCTGTTCCTGTCCGTGGTCTTTTTTGTCCTGTGGCCATGGCTATTGGGATATCGGCAGGATGCGCCAATTTACCTTGTGCTTTTGCTGACATTTCCCTTCTTGCTAGTGGTATTAGGGCTGGGTAAATTGGTGACAGAATGCCTGCGTAGCGTAGAAATGGTTTATCTGACATTGGCCTTTATTACTACCCCGATTTTCTATATTTCCGGCACCATTTGGCCGGTACAAGCAATGCCTGAATGGGTCAGGCTAATTTCATCGGCCCTCCCATCGACATGGGCGACAAAAGCGATAGCCGGCGTTAACCAAATGGGATTGTCATTGCACAATATCTATAAAGATATCGGCATGATGCTGCTGCTGGGGGTGATATATATGGTTTTGGGTATTATCGTCGGAATGCTGCGCAATGGTGAATTTCGCGCTATCACTCAGCGTCTTAAACAATTTTTTTCTGCATCAAAACAATAA
- a CDS encoding amino acid ABC transporter substrate-binding protein, which produces MKTVINILLAGLIQFAFTHLTYAQSTLEQIQSTGIFRIGTEGAYAPFSYHDPSGKLTGFDVEIGRAIALRMKVKPEFVENKWDGLISGLDARRFDAVMNQIAITPEREKKYTFSLPYVISAAVLMTREDNNQIKTFHDLKGKKSAHSLTSNFAQIARHYGAEVVSTNGFNQEVELVITGRADATINDKLSYLDYKKHRPDAPIKIAAVDTQGAKTAVLLRKNDSQLKAAIDKALTEIKADGTYQRIWGKYFSE; this is translated from the coding sequence ATGAAAACCGTCATCAATATATTATTGGCTGGCCTTATCCAATTTGCTTTTACCCATCTCACCTATGCACAATCCACACTTGAACAGATTCAATCGACAGGGATATTCAGAATTGGAACAGAAGGTGCTTATGCGCCATTCAGCTACCATGATCCTTCTGGCAAACTGACCGGATTTGATGTGGAAATTGGCCGTGCAATTGCGTTACGTATGAAAGTCAAACCTGAGTTTGTTGAAAATAAATGGGATGGTTTAATTAGCGGTCTTGATGCCAGACGTTTCGACGCCGTGATGAATCAAATAGCCATCACACCAGAGCGTGAGAAAAAATACACGTTTTCTTTACCTTATGTTATTTCAGCAGCGGTACTAATGACCCGAGAAGATAACAACCAGATTAAAACATTCCATGATCTGAAAGGAAAAAAATCGGCACATTCCCTGACCAGTAATTTTGCCCAGATTGCCAGACATTATGGTGCAGAAGTTGTCAGTACTAATGGCTTCAATCAGGAAGTCGAACTGGTGATTACAGGCCGTGCAGATGCAACAATCAATGATAAACTCTCTTATCTCGACTACAAAAAGCATCGCCCGGATGCACCGATAAAGATTGCTGCTGTGGATACTCAGGGGGCAAAAACCGCCGTGCTCCTGCGCAAAAATGACAGTCAATTAAAAGCGGCTATCGATAAAGCCCTGACTGAGATAAAAGCAGATGGTACTTATCAACGAATTTGGGGTAAATATTTTTCTGAGTGA
- a CDS encoding HlyD family secretion protein, giving the protein MKKRTLFTLLLIIFLIAMAVLFRSHNQALLLQGEVEAPEVIVTSKAAGRVVKIHVNRGEDVKAGQLMVSLDSPELAAKVAAAQAARDQEKAKLALSLQGTREETIRNLAAVFAQAQSAYHNAQREWDRLNNMSTHGYLSASELDNARNARDIAYQKMLGAKAELDAGKKGDRMALRQQYLSAVKEAEEKLRELQIQRDDLQVKAPVGGEVGPLPAEVGQLFNINSPLATLVRIPQAYFVYNLREDILAKVRKGDKIQLRVPALGHHKPIEAEIRYIAPMGDYATKRATRATGDFDLRTFEVRLYPLQPVDGLRPGMSALWLWDK; this is encoded by the coding sequence ATGAAAAAAAGAACACTTTTTACCCTATTACTGATCATTTTTCTGATCGCGATGGCGGTACTTTTTCGTTCCCATAACCAAGCGCTCTTATTACAGGGAGAGGTCGAAGCACCAGAAGTCATCGTCACCTCCAAAGCGGCAGGTCGGGTCGTTAAAATTCATGTTAACCGGGGAGAGGATGTGAAGGCCGGGCAGCTAATGGTCAGTCTTGATAGCCCTGAACTGGCTGCGAAGGTGGCTGCGGCGCAAGCCGCACGCGATCAGGAGAAAGCAAAACTGGCGTTATCGCTGCAAGGGACGCGTGAGGAAACCATCCGAAATTTAGCAGCGGTTTTTGCCCAGGCTCAATCAGCGTACCACAATGCGCAACGCGAATGGGATCGCCTTAACAATATGTCAACTCACGGTTATCTCTCTGCCAGTGAACTGGATAACGCGCGTAATGCGCGGGATATTGCCTATCAGAAAATGTTAGGAGCCAAAGCGGAGCTGGATGCCGGGAAAAAGGGAGATCGCATGGCGTTACGGCAGCAGTATTTGTCGGCAGTGAAGGAAGCAGAAGAAAAGTTGCGTGAATTGCAAATACAACGCGATGACCTACAAGTCAAAGCCCCGGTCGGTGGTGAAGTCGGGCCATTACCCGCAGAAGTCGGGCAACTCTTTAACATCAACAGCCCATTGGCGACATTAGTCCGTATTCCCCAAGCTTATTTCGTTTATAACCTGCGCGAAGATATTTTGGCGAAGGTGCGCAAGGGCGACAAAATTCAACTGCGTGTACCGGCACTAGGCCATCACAAACCGATTGAGGCTGAAATCCGCTATATCGCACCAATGGGCGATTATGCGACAAAACGGGCAACCCGCGCGACGGGGGATTTTGACCTGAGGACATTTGAGGTCAGGTTATACCCGTTGCAACCCGTTGATGGCTTACGTCCGGGAATGAGTGCGTTATGGCTTTGGGATAAATAA